A stretch of Castanea sativa cultivar Marrone di Chiusa Pesio chromosome 2, ASM4071231v1 DNA encodes these proteins:
- the LOC142624337 gene encoding uncharacterized protein LOC142624337 → MENFTHSRQPNRSGSTLAAKKPYNNGGGGGGGLYDDVYGGPPRFGVAPTLSPRAEDYSEIFESFHASRATSIPVLDLPAVDEEGSEVFFDVRSSGFDYSEVFGGGDGDGGGGLDFAVSYEDLLFDSSNGRDFHSSEEDEEAWTPAGSVSPSEESDHFEKNHCFSNGDCYQSLDGNVEFNMSYHKATLTSNEDLYHGTTQISELHGVPGFSFVFDEDTPLQKTEDDIPFLQVTDDDNLNMDFSAGMMKGKHLKKTISQPLNGIADGQAFGYNLKPEKVYRRCGSLPNGFVTVSDISLRTQPSQLPPPSRPPPAADVRSGGSSQSTPNGNSVASEGSAGDSSPPFFDVEVDASSSAAASAAAMKEAMVKAKAKLRSAKEFMNRKKEGFQGSVKTGSKNHNIDKVEKVSKIVDECNSLRGEGLQSSCDIEDNGIEFSVREERQKVIKTAQEVSVSTGGKLPKVAKKSTEKKHGKESLSSLGSDKIDGGSEWKEESQFFELVRTDTSDKALETNHVQTSVHNTKIHERGQKNKMAVMGVFEQQEDDIRKVKSARGNNELEYEKKSKVVHQACEGEENNGRSKAAKEVHRQKGHVKKEKVAQEVSEQVENVKKVRIAQKPLESEKKSTGVDILENCNNLIEVQQEEYAFEVEQAMKHKENNEQQLKEDKKRRESEKRLKESCERVDNEKIRSETFGWEEIEEGLKEAPEQSNHAKILKEAHEQKESEKRLKEVIEWDEIEKKQKEACIRQEDEKRLKEALEQEERKKRLQRVLEQEEHEKRLKEALEREEDEKKQKELHKGEENEKRLDEGLEWEESEKKQEACEIEENEKRLTDACEKEDEKSLCGASEQVVNSDKLKGAQERREHDGRSKKGFEQEESKKEPKETSTCEETGKGLKDAGGKEELKGLNIVHEQSEGDDYRKAQKLAKGICVHMDGEDLGVSDGAQKQEDNDNLQAPKLACTNDKHGGKLEETQEALAQEENGKKKSELKNKEKDSEMVETANVQVGEKSNEFRTEDAKKSRHLDDGVKKVGEPGVGVRQTHIFKSKSLSQLDSDPINKERKFAHELGDRGNNTKQTQAVLNQEESKEAVMLTHVIKDEIENGRKIEAAWPAMVEIKGNIQKPAVRVNASQTTERKEKNLNESLTSEDKETERMKRERELEMERIRKIEEEREREREREKDRMAIDRATLEAREKAYSEARERADRAAVERAMAEARERLEKACAEAREKSFVEKASMEARIRVERAAVERATAEARERAVGKAMADKASFETRERVDRSVSDKYLASFRSSEMKLSSSVYGAAYYTERPEGVEGESAQRCKARLERHQRTTERAAKALAEKNMRDLLAQREQAERNRLAETLDADVRRWSSGKEGNLRALLSTLQYILGPDSGWQPIPLTDVITSAAVKKAYRKATLCVHPDKLQQRGASIQQKYICEKVFDLLKEAWNKFNSEER, encoded by the exons ATGGAAAACTTCACACATTCTCGCCAACCAAACAGGTCCGGCAGTACACTCGCCGCCAAGAAGCCTTACAACAATGGCGGAGGCGGAGGCGGAGGCTTGTACGACGACGTTTACGGCGGGCCGCCGAGGTTCGGAGTGGCTCCTACACTTTCGCCACGCGCCGAGGACTACAGCGAGATATTCGAGAGCTTCCACGCGTCACGCGCCACCTCCATTCCGGTCCTGGATCTCCCGGCGGTCGACGAGGAAGGCTCCGAGGTCTTCTTCGATGTTCGGAGCTCCGGCTTCGACTACTCCGAGGTCTTCGGCGGCGGCGACGGCGACGGTGGTGGTGGATTAGATTTCGCTGTCTCCTATGAGGACTTGCTTTTTGACTCGTCCAACGGTCGGGATTTCCATTCCtctgaagaagatgaagaagctTG GACTCCGGCAGGAAGTGTATCCCCTTCAGAAGAGTCTGATcattttgaaaagaatcatTGCTTCTCAAATGGGGATTGTTACCAGTCACTTGATGGTAATGTGGAGTTCAACATGTCATATCATAAGGCTACTCTGACAAGCAATGAAGATTTGTACCATGGGACAACACAAATATCTGAGCTACATGGTGTTCCTGGATTCAGTTTTGTATTTGATGAAGACACTCCCTTGCAAAAGACTGAAGATGATATTCCATTCCTGCAGGTGACTGATGATGACAATCTTAACATGGATTTTAGTGCGGGAATGATGAAGGGAAAGCATCTGAAGAAAACCATATCACAGCCCCTTAATGGTATTGCTGATGGACAGGCATTTGGATATAATCTTAAACCTGAGAAAGTATATAGAAGATGTGGTTCTCTTCCTAATGGTTTTGTAACTGTCTCTGATATCAGCCTTCGAACTCAGCCCTCACAATTGCCACCACCCTCTCGACCACCACCTGCGGCAGATGTCAGGAGTGGAGGTTCCAGTCAATCAACACCAAATGGTAATTCTGTGGCTTCTGAAGGGAGTGCAGGTGATAGTTCACCGCCTTTCTTTGATGTAGAGGTAGATGCAAGTTCATCTGCAGCGGCATCTGCTGCTGCTATGAAGGAAGCAATGGTGAAAGCTAAAGCAAAACTCAGAAGTGCAAAAGAATTTATGAATAGGAAGAAGGAGGGCTTTCAAGGCAGTGTGAAAACGGGTTCAAAGAATCATAATATAGATAAGGTAGAGAAAGTGAGTAAGATTGTTGATGAGTGCAATAGTTTGAGAGGTGAGGGTCTGCAGAGCAGTTGTGACATAGAAGACAATGGAATAGAATTTTCTGTCAGAGAGGAAAGGCAAAAGGTTATAAAGACAGCCCAGGAAGTTTCAGTTTCAACTGGAGGAAAGCTTCCAAAAGTGGCTAAAAAATCAACAGAGAAAAAGCATGGCAAGGAATCCTTGTCATCCCTGGGGTCTGATAAAATCGATGGAGGTAGTGAATGGAAAGAAGAATCACAATTTTTTGAATTGGTAAGAACAGATACTTCTGATAAGGCTCTCGAGACAAACCATGTTCAGACTTCAGTGCATAATACAAAAATCCATGAGCGAGGACAGAAGAATAAAATGGCAGTCATGGGAGTATTTGAGCAACAAGAAGACGATATTAGGAAGGTGAAATCAGCCAGAGGAAATAATGAGCTGGAGTATGAGAAGAAATCTAAAGTAGTACATCAGGCTTGTGAAGGGGAGGAAAACAATGGGAGATCAAAAGCTGCTAAAGAGGTGCACAGACAGAAAGGACAcgtgaagaaggaaaaagtgGCTCAAGAAGTTTCTGAGCAGGTAGAGAATGTGAAGAAAGTAAGAATAGCCCAGAAGCCTTTAGAATCTGAGAAGAAATCAACTGGAGTTGATATATTAGAAAACTGCAACAACCTGATTGAGGTCCAGCAGGAAGAATATGCATTTGAAGTTGAGCAGGCTATGAAGCACAAGGAGAATAATGAGCAGCAACTGAAAGAGGATAAAAAACGAAGGGAAAGTGAGAAAAGACTCAAGGAGTCTTGTGAAAGGGTAGACAATGAAAAGATAAGAAGTGAGACTTTTGGGTGGGAAGAAATTGAGGAAGGGCTTAAGGAGGCTCCTGAACAATCAAACCATGCAAAAATACTGAAGGAAGCTCATGAGcagaaagaaagtgaaaagaGATTAAAGGAGGTTATTGAGTGGgatgaaattgagaaaaaacAGAAAGAGGCATGCATAAGACAAGAAGATGAAAAACGATTAAAAGAGGCTCTTGAgcaggaagagagaaagaagcgACTACAAAGGGTTCTTGAGCAGGAAGAGCATGAGAAGAGACTGAAAGAGGCTCTTGAGAGGGAAGAGGAtgagaagaaacaaaaagaattacacaaaggagaagaaaatgagAAGAGACTAGATGAGGGTCTTGAGTGGGAGGAAAGTGAAAAGAAACAAGAGGCTTGTGAAATAGaggaaaatgaaaagagattaACAGATGCTTGtgaaaaagaagatgagaaaaGTCTATGTGGAGCTTCTGAGCAAGTAGTTAACAGTGACAAACTGAAAGGGGCTCAGGAAAGAAGAGAACATGATGGGAGATCCAAAAAAGGATTTGAACAGGAAGAAAGTAAGAAGGAACCAAAAGAGACTAGCACTTGTGAAGAAACTGGGAAGGGGCTCAAAGATGCTGGTGGGAAGGAAGAATTGAAGGGACTAAACATAGTGCATGAGCAATCCGAAGGGGATGACTACAGGAAGGCACAAAAATTGGCTAAAGGAATCTGCGTGCACATGGATGGGGAGGATCTTGGGGTATCTGATGGGGCACAGAAGCAGGAGGATAATGACAACCTTCAAGCACCTAAGTTAGCCTGCACAAATGATAAACACGGTGGAAAGCTGGAAGAAACTCAAGAGGCCCTTGCTCAAGaggaaaatggaaagaaaaagtctgaactcaaaaataaagaaaaggattCAGAAATGGTTGAAACTGCAAATGTACAGGTTGGTGAAAAATCAAACGAATTTAGAACGGAAGATGCTAAAAAGTCACGCCATTTGGATGATGGTGTGAAGAAGGTAGGTGAACCTGGTGTTGGTGTTAGACAGACACACATCTTTAAAAGTAAGAGTCTCTCCCAACTGGACTCTGATCCTATAAATAAAGAGAGGAAATTTGCTCATGAATTGGGAGATAGAGGAAATAATACAAAGCAGACCCAGGCTGTTTTAAACCAGGAAGAAAGCAAAGAGGCAGTCATGTTAACTCATGTGATCAAAGATGAGATTGAAAATGGAAGGAAAATAGAAGCAGCTTGGCCAGCTATGGTAGAAATAAAAGGAAACATCCAAAAACCAGCTGTGCGTGTTAATGCAAGCCAAACtacagaaagaaaagagaagaatctTAATGAGTCCTTAACATCAGAAGACAAAGAAACTGAAAGgatgaagagagaaagagagctggAGATGGAACGCATTAGAAAGAtagaagaagagagggagagggagagggaaagagaaaaagatagaaTGGCTATTGACAGGGCAACACTTGAAGCTCGTGAAAAGGCATATAGTGAAGCCCGTGAGAGGGCAGATAGGGCTGCTGTGGAGAGAGCAATGGCAGAGGCTCGTGAAAGACTAGAGAAGGCGTGTGCTGAGGCTCGGGAGAAGTCTTTTGTGGAGAAGGCATCAATGGAAGCAAGGATCAGAGTAGAACGTGCTGCAGTGGAGAGAGCAACTGCAGAGGCTAGAGAGCGTGCTGTGGGAAAAGCAATGGCTGATAAGGCTTCTTTTGAGACAAGAGAACGAGTGGACAGATCTGTTTCTGATAAATATTTGGCTTCTTTCAGAAGCAGTGAAATGAAACTGAGTTCTTCAGTTTATGGAG CTGCCTATTATACTGAGAGACCTGAAGGAGTTGAAGGTGAATCAGCTCAGAGGTGTAAAGCTAGATTAGAGAGGCATCAGCGTACTACTGAACGCGCA GCAAAAGCTCTTGCAGAGAAAAATATGCGTGATCTCCTTGCTCAAAGAGAGCAAGCGGAGAGAAAT AGATTAGCAGAAACTTTGGATGCTGATGTCAGGAGATGGTCAAGTGGGAAAGAAGGGAATCTGCGTGCATTGCTTTCAACATTGCAATAT ATCCTTGGGCCTGACAGTGGTTGGCAGCCAATACCTTTAACAGACGTCATAACTTCTGCTGCTGTAAAGAAAGCTTACAGGAAAGCCACTCTTTGCGTTCATCCTGATAAATTACAACAGCGGGGTGCAAGTATTCAGCAGAAGTACATATGTGAAAAGGTCTTTGATCTGCTAAAG GAAGCTTGGAACAAATTCAACTCAGAGGAGCGGTAG
- the LOC142624115 gene encoding pentatricopeptide repeat-containing protein At5g66500, mitochondrial, producing the protein MSAPYNSLRSLTVPAKSIITVISKNLHTHNLFDELPHRDLFSLNSLLVSYVRNDNAPAAWTLFRDMHCTRSDLNAYTFTPVLGACSALSSAIERGKQVHGLMVKTGSDMGTVTKTALMDIYSKNGYLGESVKVFDEMESRDIVTWNALLSSFLRVQGLAKEALGVFEAMRKEGVEFSEFTLCSVLKACTLLKAFRQGKQVHGLVVVMGRDLVILGTALIDFYSAVGCIEEGIKVFNSLDRRRDDVMRNSLISGCVRNRKYEEAFSIMCMMRPNVVALTSALAGCSENSDLWIGKQIHCVALRQGFTFNTQLFNVLLDMYAKCGKLFAARSLFDGICNKDVVSWTSMIDAYGGHGHGLEALELFKKMGDEVSGVLPNSVTFLALLSACGHSGLVEQGQECFNLMRVKYGLNPGPEHYACFIDILGRAGLIDEVWCLYNDMIKHGTTPTAAIWAALLNACSHNLDVTRGEFAANHLLQLEPNKPGNYVLISNFYAAVGRWDSVDELRSIMSTKGLVKEAGSSWITVTRCQENAVMHSLNIRESRKGEHFMYG; encoded by the coding sequence ATGTCCGCCCCTTACAATTCCTTACGTTCACTTACCGTCCCCGCCAAAAGCATCATAACCGTTATTTCAAAAAACTTACATACCCACAATCTGTTCGACGAATTGCCCCACCGAGACCTCTTCTCTCTTAACTCCCTTCTCGTCTCATACGTTCGCAATGACAATGCTCCTGCCGCATGGACTCTCTTCCGTGACATGCACTGCACACGCTCCGACCTCAATGCATACACTTTTACTCCGGTGTTGGGCGCGTGCTCGGCGTTGTCGTCGGCCATTGAACGCGGCAAACAAGTCCATGGGCTGATGGTCAAAACGGGTTCGGACATGGGAACCGTGACCAAAACTGCACTCATGGATATATACTCCAAAAATGGGTACTTGGGTGAGTCGGTTAAGGTGTTTGATGAGATGGAATCCAGGGACATTGTCACTTGGAATGCTTTGCTTTCGAGCTTTTTACGCGTGCAGGGTCTTGCCAAGGAAGCGCTTGGAGTTTTTGAAGCAATGAGGAAGGAGGGAGTGGAGTTTAGTGAGTTTACTTTGTGTTCTGTGCTTAAAGCTTGTACCTTGTTGAAGGCCTTTCGTCAAGGTAAGCAGGTTCATGGGTTGGTGGTTGTGATGGGCCGTGATTTAGTGATATTGGGTACTGCTTTGATTGATTTTTACTCTGCTGTTGGGTGCATAGAGGAAGGTATTAAAGTGTTCAACAGTTTGGATCGTAGAAGGGATGATGTGATGCGCAATTCTTTGATTTCTGGGTGTGTTAGGAATCGGAAATATGAAGAGGCATTCTCAATTATGTGTATGATGAGACCCAATGTTGTTGCACTTACTAGTGCTCTTGCAGGTTGTTCTGAGAATTCCGATCTGTGGATTGGAAAGCAGATACACTGTGTTGCATTACGTCAAGGGTTCACATTCAACACCCAATTGTTCAATGTTTTACTGGACATGTACGCGAAATGTGGGAAACTATTTGCAGCTCGGTCATTGTTTGATGGAATTTGCAATAAAGATGTGGTTTCCTGGACAAGCATGATAGATGCATATGGAGGTCATGGACATGGGCTTGAAGCTCTTGAGCTGTTCAAGAAGATGGGGGATGAAGTTAGTGGGGTCTTGCCAAATTCTGTTACATTTCTTGCTCTTTTATCAGCTTGTGGGCATTCAGGACTGGTGGAGCAAGGCCAAGAATGTTTTAATTTAATGAGGGTGAAGTATGGTCTGAATCCAGGACCAGAGCACTATGCCTGCTTCATCGATATCTTAGGCCGGGCAGGTCTGATAGATGAAGTATGGTGTTTATATAATGATATGATTAAGCATGGTACTACGCCTACTGCAGCCATATGGGCAGCACTATTGAATGCTTGTAGTCATAACTTGGATGTAACAAGGGGCGAATTTGCTGCAAACCATCTATTGCAATTAGAGCCAAATAAGCCAGGGAATTATGTACTCATATCAAACTTTTATGCAGCCGTTGGAAGGTGGGATTCTGTAGATGAGTTGAGAAGCATTATGAGCACAAAAGGACTGGTCAAGGAAGCTGGGAGTAGCTGGATCACTGTAACACGCTGCCAGGAGAATGCTGTCATGCATAGTTTGAACATCAGGGAGTCTAGAAAAGGAGAACATTTCATGTATGGTTGA